DNA sequence from the Methylomonas albis genome:
CCAAATTTGTAGTCAGGCGATGTTGCGTTTACGCGCTAGACTTGCGGATTGGGCCGAAGGGAAAGATAATAAAAAGTGCTGCTAATGTGTGGTTATTGCAGGAGTTTTTCGCAGTTATTAGTGACATTTTAGTGGTTTCTTAACGATAAAGTAATCTGGGTGGAGATTATCCTTGGATAAAAATATGCGTATTCTGGTTGTCGATGACTTTTCGACAATGCGGAGAATAGTAAAAAACCTATTGAAAGATCTGGGTTTTACCAACACCGTGGAAGCGGACGACGGTAAAACCGCGCTGCCTATTTTGGAAAAAGGCGGCATCGATTTTTTAATCACCGACTGGAATATGCCTGGCATGACCGGCATTGATTTGTTGAAGGCCGTCAGATCTAATCCTGGCTTAGCCAACTTACCCGTGCTAATGGTTACTGCCGAGGCCAAGCGTGAGCAAATCATTATGGCCGCGCAAGCCGGTGTAAACGGATATGTTATCAAGCCTTTTACCGCTGCTACTCTTAAAGAGAAAATCGAAAAGATTTTTGAGCGCATCGACGGTTAAAACTCAGGGAGATTAATATGAATAGTGATCTACTGAGTTTGGCCCGGGAGTTGGTTGCAGCATTGGAAAAATGCGATGACGCAGCTGCCGACGAAATTCTCGATCAAGTGGCGGGCTTGAGAGAGTCCCAATTATTTAAAGAAATTGGCCGCCTGACCCGGCAACTGCACGACACCATGGTTAGTTTCTCTGTGGATTCCAAGATAACCGCCATGGCGGAGCACGATATTCCGGATGCCAAGGAGCGCCTGCATTACGTTATAGCAATGACCGAACAGGCGGCGGATCAGACTTTAACTGCAGTTGAAGAATTGTTGCCGGTAGCTGATGAGCTGAGCGGGCAGGTCAATCAATTGTCGGCGCAATGGAATCGCTTTTTGGATCGGGAGATGCCGTTCGACGAGTTCAAGGCGATGAGCACGGACCTTAGTCAATATTTTGAGCAGTCGCGAGTGTCGCTGGACAGAATCCAGGCGGGTTTGAGCGATATATTGATGGCGCAAGGGTTTCAAGACATTACCGGACAGATCATCCGCCGAGTTATCGATTTGGTGCAGGATCTCGAAGGCAGCATGGTTAATCTGATCAAAATTTCCAGTCGCAAAGTCACGCCAAGCAGCGGTGCGGCCTTACAGCCCGAAGTGCCCGGGCCTGTTGTACCCGGAGTTGATGATAGAGATGGCGATGTCGCTACCAGCCAAGTCGATGTCGATGATTTGCTGTCTAGTCTAG
Encoded proteins:
- the cheY gene encoding chemotaxis response regulator CheY is translated as MDKNMRILVVDDFSTMRRIVKNLLKDLGFTNTVEADDGKTALPILEKGGIDFLITDWNMPGMTGIDLLKAVRSNPGLANLPVLMVTAEAKREQIIMAAQAGVNGYVIKPFTAATLKEKIEKIFERIDG
- a CDS encoding protein phosphatase CheZ encodes the protein MNSDLLSLARELVAALEKCDDAAADEILDQVAGLRESQLFKEIGRLTRQLHDTMVSFSVDSKITAMAEHDIPDAKERLHYVIAMTEQAADQTLTAVEELLPVADELSGQVNQLSAQWNRFLDREMPFDEFKAMSTDLSQYFEQSRVSLDRIQAGLSDILMAQGFQDITGQIIRRVIDLVQDLEGSMVNLIKISSRKVTPSSGAALQPEVPGPVVPGVDDRDGDVATSQVDVDDLLSSLGF